The genomic stretch AATTGTTTCGTTGCAGGCATCCATGTTGGAATACAGCCTAAATGGGTACAAAGCCCTATCATGACAGCATAGTGTTTATTGCCCGCTACAATGTCACGTTTCTCGTTCTTAGGCATATCCGCACTTTTTCTCAAGATGAAAATAGGCTTGCCCCTCCATTGGATCGTTTGCACTTCTCCTTCTTTCATTGGAGAGAGATCAACGGTGATGAATCCAGCAGACTGTACACTTGGAAGTGGATCCCAAGTCTTTTTCATAGCGCCAAGGGCTATGACCCCACCTGCCGCTGCAAAACCGCCGAATGCCATGCCTATAAAGTCTCTTCTGCTTGTTTCAACAGCCATTCTTTGTTCCTT from Sulfurospirillum oryzae encodes the following:
- a CDS encoding twin-arginine translocation signal domain-containing protein is translated as MAVETSRRDFIGMAFGGFAAAGGVIALGAMKKTWDPLPSVQSAGFITVDLSPMKEGEVQTIQWRGKPIFILRKSADMPKNEKRDIVAGNKHYAVMIGLCTHLGCIPTWMPATKQ